The Nocardioides marmorisolisilvae genomic interval GCACACGCCCTCGGCGTCGGCGCTGCTGCTGCTGTTCCTCTTCGTCGGCCTGGCCACAGTGGGATTCCTCGACGACTTCATCAAGGTCTACAAGCAGCGCAACCTGGGGCTGCGCAGTGGCGCAAAGATGATCGGCCAGACCGCGGTCGCGATCGTGTTCGGTGCGCTCGCGCTCTCGCCCTGGCTCCGGGACCGGTACGGCTACACGCCGGCGGGCACGCATATCTCCTTCGTCCGCGACATCTCCCACTTCGCCCTGCCGGCGGTGGTCATCGTCGCGTTCATCTGGCTGCTGGTGACCGGCGCCAGCAACGCGGTCAACCTCACCGACGGCCTCGACGGGCTGGCGACCGGCGCCTCGGGCCTCGTCTTCGGCGCCTACACGCTGGTCAACATCTGGCAGAACAACCAATGGTGTGAGCGGTCCGGAGTCTCCGCCGCGACGTGCTACCACGTCCGCGACCCCCTGGACCTGGCCGTGGTCGCGGCAGCGCTGACCGGTGCCTGCTTCGGCTTCCTGTGGTGGAACGCCTCTCCGGCGCAGATCTTCATGGGCGACACCGGCTCGCTGGCGCTCGGCGGCGCGATCGCCGGCCTCGCCGTGCTCACCCGCACCGAGCTGCTGCTCGCTCTGATGGGGGGCCTGTTCGTCATCCAGACCCTCTCGGTGATCCTGCAGGTCGGCTACTTCAAGGCGACCAAGGGCAAGAGGCTCTTCCGGATGGCGCCGCTGCACCACCACTTCGAGCTGCTGGGCTGGGAGGAGGTCACCGTGGTCATCCGGTTCTGGCTGATCGCGGGAATCTTCGTCGCGGCGGGCCTGGGCGTCTTCTACGGAGAGTGGGTCGCGCGCTGATGGACGTCAGCGGCCTCGGTCGCCTGGACAGCTGGGAGGGTGTGCGTGCCGTCGTCGCCGGGTTCGGGGTCTCCGGCTTCGCGGCTGCCGACAACCTGACCCACCTCGGTGCGTCGGTCGTCGCGCTGGACGAGTCCGAGGCCGGCGACCGGGCCGATCGCGCCACACTGCTGGAGATGCTCGGCGCAGACGTGCGCCTCGGCTCGGGTTCCACCGCCACGCTCCCCGACGACGTGGATGTGCTGGTCACCTCGCCCGGCTGGTCGCCGGACGCACCACTGCTGGCTCAGGCCGTCGCGCGCGGCGTGCCCGTGTGGGGCGAGGTGGAGCTGGCCTGGCGGCTCCGCCACCCGGAGCGGCCGGCTCCCTGGCTCGCCGTCACCGGCACCAACGGCAAGACCACGACCGTGCAGATGCTCGAGGCGATGCTCCGCGCGGCAGGGCTGCGCACGGTTGCGGCCGGCAACGTGGGGCTGCCGCTCGTCGAGGTGGTGATGGCCGACGAGGGCGACGGGCGCGAGTCGTACGACGTGCTCGCCGTGGAGCTGTCCAGCTTCCAGCTGCACTACACCGACTCGGTGCGCGCGGAGTCGGCCGCGGTCCTGAACATCGCCGAGGACCACCTCGACTGGTACCCCGACATGGATGCCTACGCCGCCGACAAGGGCCGGATCTACCGTGGCGCCGAGCGGGCCTGCGTCTACAACGTGGCCGATCCCGTCACCGAGCGCCTGGTCCGTGAGGCGGACGTGACTGAGGGTGCTCGGGCGATCGGGTTCACCCTGGGCACGCCCGCCGTCGGGATGCTCGGCGTGGTCGACGACGTGC includes:
- the mraY gene encoding phospho-N-acetylmuramoyl-pentapeptide-transferase translates to MKAILLAGTLALVLTLVGTRYAIRFFAAKGYGQLIRDDGPTTHHVKRGTPTMGGLVIVLSAVLSYFLAELITQHTPSASALLLLFLFVGLATVGFLDDFIKVYKQRNLGLRSGAKMIGQTAVAIVFGALALSPWLRDRYGYTPAGTHISFVRDISHFALPAVVIVAFIWLLVTGASNAVNLTDGLDGLATGASGLVFGAYTLVNIWQNNQWCERSGVSAATCYHVRDPLDLAVVAAALTGACFGFLWWNASPAQIFMGDTGSLALGGAIAGLAVLTRTELLLALMGGLFVIQTLSVILQVGYFKATKGKRLFRMAPLHHHFELLGWEEVTVVIRFWLIAGIFVAAGLGVFYGEWVAR
- the murD gene encoding UDP-N-acetylmuramoyl-L-alanine--D-glutamate ligase; the encoded protein is MDVSGLGRLDSWEGVRAVVAGFGVSGFAAADNLTHLGASVVALDESEAGDRADRATLLEMLGADVRLGSGSTATLPDDVDVLVTSPGWSPDAPLLAQAVARGVPVWGEVELAWRLRHPERPAPWLAVTGTNGKTTTVQMLEAMLRAAGLRTVAAGNVGLPLVEVVMADEGDGRESYDVLAVELSSFQLHYTDSVRAESAAVLNIAEDHLDWYPDMDAYAADKGRIYRGAERACVYNVADPVTERLVREADVTEGARAIGFTLGTPAVGMLGVVDDVLCDRAFIEERQTTAAELCTLSDLASQAPHFVADALAAAALARSHGVPAPAIREALIRFRPDGHRIAEVAVVDGVTWVDDSKATNPHAALASLLGYDSVVWVAGGLAKGARFDDLVRRVRDRLRGVVLIGRDAEVIHDALSRHAPDVPVIPVGVGETSGVDRPMDRVVAEAVGLARPGDTVLLAPGCASMDMFANYGARGDAFAEAVLRWRSNQ